From the Tripterygium wilfordii isolate XIE 37 chromosome 6, ASM1340144v1, whole genome shotgun sequence genome, one window contains:
- the LOC120000176 gene encoding G2/mitotic-specific cyclin-2-like isoform X1: MAGLDENNPGVICPENPQGSLRGGGVGKYPTATTGLNRRALSNINRNIIGAPPYPCAVYKRGLSERNAAICDKNPPIHAHRPITRKFAAQKANMQQPKPEEIKNSLLPEVSAVIDVEDYKAAGDVPMFVQHTEAMLEEIYRMEEVEMEDVVEEPVMDIDSCDKKNPLAVVEYIDDLYDFYKKAEASGCVSSSYMLQQFDINERMRGILIDWLIEVHYKFELMEETLYLTINLIDRFLAVQPVVRKKLQLVGVTAMLLACKYEEVSVPVVEDLIMISDKAYSRKEVLEMEKLMINTLQFNLSVPTPYVFMRRFLKAAQADKKLELLSLFMIELCLVEYEMLKFPPSLLAAAAIYTAQCTLSGSRQWNKTSEWHTNYSEGQLLECSRMMATYHQNAATGKLTGVHRKYCTSKFGYAAKIQPANFLLEEAQA; the protein is encoded by the exons ATGGCTGGATTGGATGAGAACAACCCAGGAGTGATTTGTCCCGAAAATCCTCAAG GGAGCTTGCGTGGAGGAGGAGTGGGGAAGTATCCAACGGCCACTACTGGACTCAACCGAAGAGCTTTGAGCAACATCAACAGGAACATAATTGGGGCTCCACCTTATCCTTGTGCAGTCTACAAGAGAGGACTTTCAGA AAGGAATGCTGCGATATGTGATAAGAACCCACCTATTCATGCTCATCGACCAATTACTAG GAAGTTTGCTGCCCAGAAGGCAAACATGCAACAACCGAAACCGGAG GAAATTAAGAATTCACTCCTGCCAGAAGTTAGTGCTGTTATCGATGTAGAGGACTATAAGGCAGCTGGTGATGTACCGATGTTTGTGCAACATACAGAAGCAATGCTGGAAGAAATTTACCGCATG GAGGAGGTTGAAATGGAAGATGTAGTAGAAGAGCCAGTGATGGACATAGACAGTTGTGATAAGAAGAATCCACTTGCAGTCGTTGAGTACATTGAcgatttatatgatttttacaAGAAAGCAGAG GCTTCTGGCTGTGTCTCATCGAGTTACATGTTGCAGCAATTTGACATAAATGAGAGAATGAGAGGTATTCTCATTGATTGGTTAATAGAG GTGCACTACAAGTTTGAACTAATGGAGGAGACATTATATCTTACCATCAATCTCATTGATAGATTTTTAGCAGTTCAACCTGTTGTGAGGAAGAAACTTCAGCTTGTAGGAGTTACCGCCATGCTTCTCGCATGCAAATATGAAGAAGTATCTGTCCCGGTTGTAGAGGATCTCATTATGATATCTGACAAGGCTTACAGCAGAAAAGAAGTGCTTGAAATG GAGAAGTTAATGATCAATACCTTGCAGTTTAATCTATCTGTTCCTACTCCATATGTGTTTATGAGGAGGTTTCTGAAAGCCGCCCAAGCAGACAAGAAG CTTGAGCTACTCTCGTTATTCATGATCGAGCTTTGCCTTGTTGAATACGAAATGCTCAAGTTTCCACCTTCTTTGTTAGCCGCCGCTGCAATCTACACAGCTCAGTGTACTCTGAGTGGCTCTAGGCAATGGAACAAGACCAGTGAGTGGCACACCAACTACTCTGAAGGCCAGCTATT GGAATGCTCAAGAATGATGGCTACTTACCATCAAAATGCAGCAACCGGGAAGCTAACAGGTGTCCACAGGAAGTATTGCACATCAAAGTTTGGTTATGCTGCTAAAATTCAGCCTGCCAACTTTCTCTTGGAGGAGGCCCAAGCCTAG
- the LOC120000179 gene encoding DNA-directed RNA polymerase III subunit RPC10-like, which yields MEFCPTCGMMLQFQLPNMGRPSRFACPACPYVCHIDNKVKIKRRQALVKKEIEPVFSKDDMLKGSETEATCPACNHGRALYHQMQVRSADEPMTTFYYCLNERCKHQWRED from the exons ATGGAGTTTTGCCCCACCTGTGGGATGATGTTACAATTTCAGTTGCCAAACATGGGTCGCCCTTCTAGGTTCGCCTGCCCAGCATGCCCCTATGTTTGTCATATTGATAACAAG GTCAAGATTAAGAGAAGGCAAGCACTAGTTAAGAAAGAGATAGAGCCTGTTTTCTCCAAAGATGACATGCTAAAGGGATCTGAAACGGAAG CTACATGCCCGGCCTGCAACCATGGAAGGGCCCTTTACCATCAAATGCAGGTCCGATCAGCCGATGAACCAATGACAACATTTTATTATTGCTTGAATGAGAGATGTAAACACCAGTGGCGTGAAGACTGA
- the LOC120000176 gene encoding G2/mitotic-specific cyclin-2-like isoform X2 has protein sequence MAGLDENNPGVICPENPQGSLRGGGVGKYPTATTGLNRRALSNINRNIIGAPPYPCAVYKRGLSENAAICDKNPPIHAHRPITRKFAAQKANMQQPKPEEIKNSLLPEVSAVIDVEDYKAAGDVPMFVQHTEAMLEEIYRMEEVEMEDVVEEPVMDIDSCDKKNPLAVVEYIDDLYDFYKKAEASGCVSSSYMLQQFDINERMRGILIDWLIEVHYKFELMEETLYLTINLIDRFLAVQPVVRKKLQLVGVTAMLLACKYEEVSVPVVEDLIMISDKAYSRKEVLEMEKLMINTLQFNLSVPTPYVFMRRFLKAAQADKKLELLSLFMIELCLVEYEMLKFPPSLLAAAAIYTAQCTLSGSRQWNKTSEWHTNYSEGQLLECSRMMATYHQNAATGKLTGVHRKYCTSKFGYAAKIQPANFLLEEAQA, from the exons ATGGCTGGATTGGATGAGAACAACCCAGGAGTGATTTGTCCCGAAAATCCTCAAG GGAGCTTGCGTGGAGGAGGAGTGGGGAAGTATCCAACGGCCACTACTGGACTCAACCGAAGAGCTTTGAGCAACATCAACAGGAACATAATTGGGGCTCCACCTTATCCTTGTGCAGTCTACAAGAGAGGACTTTCAGA GAATGCTGCGATATGTGATAAGAACCCACCTATTCATGCTCATCGACCAATTACTAG GAAGTTTGCTGCCCAGAAGGCAAACATGCAACAACCGAAACCGGAG GAAATTAAGAATTCACTCCTGCCAGAAGTTAGTGCTGTTATCGATGTAGAGGACTATAAGGCAGCTGGTGATGTACCGATGTTTGTGCAACATACAGAAGCAATGCTGGAAGAAATTTACCGCATG GAGGAGGTTGAAATGGAAGATGTAGTAGAAGAGCCAGTGATGGACATAGACAGTTGTGATAAGAAGAATCCACTTGCAGTCGTTGAGTACATTGAcgatttatatgatttttacaAGAAAGCAGAG GCTTCTGGCTGTGTCTCATCGAGTTACATGTTGCAGCAATTTGACATAAATGAGAGAATGAGAGGTATTCTCATTGATTGGTTAATAGAG GTGCACTACAAGTTTGAACTAATGGAGGAGACATTATATCTTACCATCAATCTCATTGATAGATTTTTAGCAGTTCAACCTGTTGTGAGGAAGAAACTTCAGCTTGTAGGAGTTACCGCCATGCTTCTCGCATGCAAATATGAAGAAGTATCTGTCCCGGTTGTAGAGGATCTCATTATGATATCTGACAAGGCTTACAGCAGAAAAGAAGTGCTTGAAATG GAGAAGTTAATGATCAATACCTTGCAGTTTAATCTATCTGTTCCTACTCCATATGTGTTTATGAGGAGGTTTCTGAAAGCCGCCCAAGCAGACAAGAAG CTTGAGCTACTCTCGTTATTCATGATCGAGCTTTGCCTTGTTGAATACGAAATGCTCAAGTTTCCACCTTCTTTGTTAGCCGCCGCTGCAATCTACACAGCTCAGTGTACTCTGAGTGGCTCTAGGCAATGGAACAAGACCAGTGAGTGGCACACCAACTACTCTGAAGGCCAGCTATT GGAATGCTCAAGAATGATGGCTACTTACCATCAAAATGCAGCAACCGGGAAGCTAACAGGTGTCCACAGGAAGTATTGCACATCAAAGTTTGGTTATGCTGCTAAAATTCAGCCTGCCAACTTTCTCTTGGAGGAGGCCCAAGCCTAG
- the LOC120000527 gene encoding U-box domain-containing protein 15, which yields MVMDGERDGEGGGGGGEEIFDGEYESGPQGEVDLVQEITSVIESVAQLSDYRRTQRRECNGLVRRMKLLLPFLDEIRDLDLPISETGIDCLSKLKRALLMAKKLLKTCNEGSKIYLAVESEATMIRFHAVHDKLCQALEDLPYDELCISDEVKEQVELMRVQLQRVKRRTDTQDIELAMDMIVVFSKKNDRNADSAIIERLAKKLELNTIEHLNNEAIAVRNFVKKGGQSSECVQNIIDLLNKFKQIAGMETTDDVLDHPVMPKMLEKSPSLIIPHEFLCPINLEIMIDPVIVASGQTYERDAIQNWFDTKHRTCPKTRQTLAHLSLAPNFALKNLIVQWCEQHNFKLPRKENPACSESNCDENKEEILKLIEDLSSRTLEVQRKAVKKIRLLCKENPEKRILIASSGAIPQLTQLLSYPDSKIQEHAVTALLNLSINEANKNLIAKEGAIPEIIQILQNGSTEARENSAAALFSLTVLVENNITVGLLNGIPPLVDLLKNGTVRGKKDAASALFNLSLNLANKGRAIDAGIVPPLLQLVKDRNLGMADEALSILLPLASHPDGRREIGQLSFIETLVELIREGTPKNKECAASVLLELGSSSSSFILASLQFGVYEHLIEITQSGTDRAKRKADALLQLMSKTEQI from the exons ATGGTGATGGACGGAGAGAGAGACGGAgaaggaggtggaggaggaggagaggagaTTTTTGATGGGGAATATGAATCGGGCCCGCAAGGGGAAGTCGATTTGGTTCAAGAGATAACAAGTGTGATTGAATCTGTGGCGCAGCTGAGCGACTATCGGAGAACACAGAGAAGAGAGTGCAATGGCCTCGTTCGGCGAATGAAGCTTTTGTTGCCGTTTTTGGATGAGATTCGGGACCTCGATTTGCCGATTTCAGAGACTGGCATTGATTGTTTGAGTAAACTAAAGAGGGCGCTACTCATGGCAAAGAAATTGCTGAAAACTTGTAATGAAGGAAGCAAAATCTATTTG GCGGTGGAGAGTGAGGCTACGATGATTAGATTTCATGCTGTTCATGATAAGTTATGCCAAGCTTTGGAAGACTTGCCATATGATGAGCTATGTATCTCTGATGAAGTGAAAGAACAG GTTGAGTTGATGCGAGTACAGCTTCAACGAGTGAAAAGGCGAACTGATACTCAGGACATCGAGCTTGCAATGGATATGATTGTGGTATTCTCGAAGAAGAATGACCGAAATGCTGATAGTGCCATTATAGAAAGACTAGCAAAAAAGCTAGAACTAAACACTATTGAACACCTCAATAATGAAGCTATAGCTGTACGGAATTTTGTCAAGAAAGGAGGCCAAAGTTCTGAGTGTGTCCAAAACATCATTGATCTGCTtaacaaattcaaacaaattgCTGGCATGGAGACAACAGATGATGTTCTCGACCATCCTGTCATGCCTAAGATGCTGGAGAAGAGCCCATCTTTAATTATACCTCATGAATTCCTCTGCCCAATCAATCTAGAAATCATGATAGACCCAGTTATCGTAGCAAGTGGACAG ACATATGAGAGGGATGCCATACAGAACTGGTTCGATACCAAGCATAGGACTTGTCCAAAAACAAGACAAACTCTGGCTCACTTATCGCTGGCGCCAAATTTTGCACTCAAGAACCTGATCGTGCAATGGTGTGAACAGCACAATTTCAAGCTTCCAAGAAAGGAAAACCCAGCATGCTCAGAGAGCAACTGCGATGAAAACAAAGaggaaatattgaagttgattgaGGACCTATCGTCACGTACCTTAGAGGTGCAGAGAAAGGCGGTGAAAAAGATCCGCCTTCTCTGCAAGGAAAATCCTGAGAAAAGAATCCTGATTGCCAGCAGTGGTGCAATACCACAGTTAACACAACTTTTATCTTATCCTGATTCGAAGATCCAAGAACACGCCGTGACAGCATTGCTGAATCTGTCAATCAATGAAGCCAACAAGAATTTGATAGCGAAAGAAGGTGCTATTcctgaaattatacaaattctGCAGAATGGAAGTACTGAGGCTAGAGAGAACTCTGCAGCAGCCCTGTTTAGCCTAACGGTGCTCGTTGAAAACAATATAACTGTGGGATTATTAAATGGAATTCCTCCTTTGGTTGATTTATTGAAGAACGGAACAGTGAGAGGCAAGAAAGATGCAGCAAGTGCACTCTTCAACTTGTCTCTCAACTTGGCAAACAAGGGAAGAGCCATTGATGCAGGCATTGTGCCTCCATTGCTTCAGCTTGTTAAGGACAGGAATCTAGGAATGGCAGATGAAGCCCTTTCGATTCTTTTACCTCTTGCTTCACATCCTGATGGAAGGCGTGAAATTGGGCAGCTCtcatttattgaaactcttgttGAATTAATCAGAGAAGGGACACCTAAGAACAAGGAATGTGCAGCTTCAGTTCTTCTTGAACTCGGATCGAGCAGTTCGTCTTTCATACTTGCATCACTTCAGTTTGGTGTTTATGAGCACTTGATTGAGATCACCCAGAGTGGAACCGATAGAGCAAAGAGGAAAGCAGATGCTCTTTTACAGCTTATGAGCAAGACTGAGCAGATATGA